In the Candidatus Binatia bacterium genome, one interval contains:
- a CDS encoding Flp family type IVb pilin has product MNALSGFLNDESAATALEYAWLASLISIASVGALRIIGTKLSSNFSTISASL; this is encoded by the coding sequence ATGAATGCTCTGTCGGGATTTCTCAATGATGAGTCTGCCGCGACGGCGCTCGAGTACGCATGGCTGGCGTCACTGATCTCGATCGCATCGGTCGGCGCGCTCAGGATCATCGGGACCAAGCTGTCGTCGAACTTCAGCACGATCTCTGCGAGCCTCTGA